One window from the genome of Deltaproteobacteria bacterium encodes:
- a CDS encoding NADH-quinone oxidoreductase subunit N gives MDFSLFIPETFLLLMALIFFCQTLWATSAKTIQGWAIFLSAIGVILSLFTLNATGDLFYKSYRVDLFSQAFKCLISLGLFLVIALGQKFKSIEERLQPEFFMFLCLSALGLMLMVSSIELVTIFIAMELSSYSIYVLIPIRKQNNGSQMEAAIKYIIFGAAATGVMIFGMSYVFGVTQSTYLVDILKKMPLILGQPIALIGLLLVLCGFFFKLAVVPFHFWTPDVYQGAANETVSFVATMPKLAGVALLLRITSLAGTQAVDLIQVLVLLSAVSMTFGNLAALVQKDLKRLLAYSSIAHAGYVMLGVLTINAVGFGAAIYHIAAYLLMNLACFLVICSLSREGENILVSDLSGLYRRAPLLAFTLAVGAFALAGIPPTAGFTGKLFLFTAALNQGHLALVIIAAVNTAISIYYYLNIVRTAYGQDPNGLPEVTLSFSNRVLNYGLILAIILMGALPAWFIELARTACKTIIS, from the coding sequence ATGGATTTCTCGTTATTCATACCGGAAACCTTTCTGCTGTTGATGGCCTTGATCTTTTTCTGCCAAACCTTATGGGCAACGTCCGCCAAAACCATACAGGGATGGGCCATTTTTCTTTCCGCCATTGGCGTCATTCTAAGCCTTTTTACCCTGAATGCAACGGGAGACCTTTTTTATAAATCCTACCGGGTGGATCTATTTTCCCAGGCCTTCAAATGCCTCATCAGCCTGGGGCTTTTTTTGGTCATCGCCCTGGGCCAGAAATTTAAAAGCATCGAAGAGCGTCTCCAACCGGAATTTTTTATGTTTCTTTGCTTAAGTGCTCTGGGGCTGATGTTAATGGTCAGCAGCATAGAGCTGGTGACTATCTTTATCGCCATGGAGCTATCTTCCTATTCCATCTATGTCCTGATCCCCATCCGCAAACAGAATAACGGCAGCCAAATGGAGGCGGCTATTAAATATATCATCTTCGGGGCGGCGGCTACCGGGGTCATGATTTTCGGCATGAGTTATGTCTTCGGGGTCACTCAATCCACTTATTTGGTGGATATCCTAAAAAAAATGCCTCTTATTTTGGGCCAGCCCATTGCCCTTATCGGGCTCCTTTTGGTCCTCTGCGGCTTTTTCTTTAAATTAGCCGTGGTGCCCTTTCATTTCTGGACCCCCGATGTCTATCAAGGGGCGGCCAATGAAACCGTTTCTTTCGTGGCTACCATGCCCAAGTTGGCCGGGGTAGCCCTACTGCTTCGAATTACCAGTCTGGCCGGGACCCAGGCTGTGGATCTGATTCAGGTATTGGTTTTGCTTTCGGCCGTATCCATGACCTTCGGCAACCTGGCGGCCCTGGTCCAGAAAGACCTTAAACGGTTGTTGGCCTATTCCAGTATCGCCCACGCCGGTTATGTGATGCTTGGGGTCTTAACCATCAACGCCGTTGGATTCGGCGCCGCGATCTATCACATTGCGGCCTATTTATTGATGAACCTGGCTTGCTTTCTGGTCATCTGTTCCCTTTCCCGGGAAGGTGAAAATATTCTAGTCAGCGACCTTTCCGGACTTTACCGCCGGGCTCCCCTCTTGGCCTTTACCCTGGCCGTTGGGGCCTTTGCTTTAGCCGGAATACCGCCCACCGCCGGGTTTACCGGGAAATTGTTCCTTTTCACGGCTGCCCTGAACCAAGGGCATCTGGCTTTAGTAATCATAGCCGCGGTGAATACGGCTATTTCCATTTATTATTATCTGAATATCGTTCGGACCGCCTACGGACAGGACCCCAACGGACTGCCGGAAGTGACTTTAAGTTTTTCGAACAGGGTCTTAAACTACGGATTGATCCTGGCCATCATCCTGATGGGTGCCCTGCCGGCCTGGTTTATCGAACTGGCCCGGACGGCCTGTAAGACGATTATATCATAA
- the phnD gene encoding phosphate/phosphite/phosphonate ABC transporter substrate-binding protein translates to MGICFFFFLCSGSCTRDSDTVVVDFHKTVPIKKPAVQTSPSPSLKVAVGAMVSPKETFIHYRQLIEYLGQKIARPVELVQRKTYQEINQLLGRGEIDLAFICSGPYAGGKEIYGFHVLAVPQIQGEHFYRSYLIVNKKQGVQRLEDLKGRTFAFTDPESNTGRLAPTFWLYQLGERPESFFSKIIYTYSHDNSILAVGRGLVDGAAVDGLVWEYFQKTNPKLTEPTRIIKKSEPYAIPPVVASRQFPQEKRKQIQKILLTIHLESEGRKILNELMIDRFISPPADWVKNAREIQKRTVLLKGRDHGSTKP, encoded by the coding sequence ATGGGGATTTGTTTTTTCTTTTTCCTTTGCTCAGGTAGCTGCACCAGGGATTCGGATACGGTTGTGGTTGATTTCCACAAGACCGTTCCCATAAAAAAACCGGCCGTTCAAACCTCCCCCTCCCCTTCACTTAAGGTGGCGGTAGGGGCCATGGTCTCGCCAAAGGAAACATTTATCCATTACCGCCAGCTTATTGAATACCTGGGCCAGAAAATCGCCAGACCGGTTGAGTTGGTCCAGCGCAAAACTTACCAGGAAATCAACCAGCTCCTGGGCCGTGGCGAGATAGACCTGGCCTTTATCTGCTCCGGACCGTATGCCGGCGGCAAAGAGATTTACGGATTCCATGTTCTAGCCGTTCCTCAAATCCAGGGGGAACATTTCTACCGATCCTACCTCATTGTCAATAAAAAACAAGGTGTTCAGCGGCTTGAAGATTTAAAAGGTCGTACATTCGCCTTCACGGACCCGGAATCGAACACCGGGAGGCTGGCGCCCACCTTTTGGCTCTATCAGCTCGGGGAAAGGCCGGAAAGTTTCTTCTCAAAGATCATTTACACTTACAGCCACGACAATTCCATTCTGGCCGTAGGTCGCGGTCTGGTTGATGGAGCGGCCGTGGACGGGTTGGTTTGGGAGTATTTCCAAAAAACCAACCCAAAACTGACGGAGCCGACACGGATCATCAAGAAGTCGGAGCCTTACGCCATTCCACCGGTCGTGGCTTCCAGGCAATTCCCACAGGAAAAAAGGAAGCAGATTCAAAAAATATTGCTGACCATCCATCTGGAGAGCGAAGGCCGGAAAATTCTTAACGAACTGATGATCGACCGGTTTATTTCCCCGCCGGCAGACTGGGTTAAAAACGCCAGGGAGATTCAAAAAAGGACAGTACTCCTGAAGGGGAGGGACCATGGGTCTACGAAGCCTTAA
- a CDS encoding sigma 54-interacting transcriptional regulator, with amino-acid sequence MGLRSLKGRLILAVSSLVIGSGLLISLLASERQRSSLHETMIAQAESIALAIALETADKVLIHDLVGLQKMIEHQMRSHRGIGYLFIQKNGEILAHTFPGYIPQSLLKANQAAPGDQKHIQKIASTEGEQYLDIAWPVLGGKAGVLRLGLSEKPYQKQVRKLWLEMGLLTAGILLLGVAGSLFFVKRITNPISALTRATERIDRGEAGVRVTVVGEDEVGRLASSFNRMVARIEGYTRMLEDKAQELERSNQQTRTFCDVVREIGALHNLREIGSYLIGQFQKMLSISDTMTFLFLSTNKEGYWVASEKELKWIGETGAVASFSALLKEIPNATMVGGGQLSTPKEIESDKRQTMIPIRYEEQTIGLLVIPCPESTECDLKDFEGVELILDQCSGVIRRALLQEEGAHHMEKRLETTAEFQSIVGRDPKMQAVYRLIENIAPTDATVLIQGESGTGKEMVARAILQLSHRREKPFVVIDCSAYPATLLESELFGHEKGAFTGATRQKIGRFEKADGGTVFLDEIGEIPPSAQIKLLRVLQTQSFERLGGEKTLTVNVHFLAATNKDLLQEVKAGRFREDLYYRLNVIPIQIPPLRERTNDIPLLARYFLHLFSVEQNKDLHDFSSEAMRLILNYPWPGNVRELENSVEHAVVLAKGNRVEAIDLPTALLKLGHQGLSGHPHGLGTIAEKEQEVLKEVLEKCQWNKKEAARHLGISRNTLYQKIKRYRIQRQTTH; translated from the coding sequence ATGGGTCTACGAAGCCTTAAAGGCCGGTTGATTCTGGCCGTTTCATCTCTGGTCATTGGAAGCGGCTTGTTGATTTCGCTTTTGGCCAGTGAACGACAGCGATCAAGCCTTCATGAAACGATGATCGCCCAGGCGGAAAGCATCGCCCTGGCCATCGCCCTGGAAACTGCGGATAAGGTTCTGATCCATGATCTGGTGGGACTTCAGAAAATGATCGAACATCAGATGCGTAGTCACCGGGGGATCGGCTATCTTTTCATTCAAAAAAACGGAGAAATTCTGGCCCATACCTTCCCGGGCTATATTCCCCAGAGCCTGTTGAAGGCTAACCAGGCGGCCCCGGGTGACCAGAAGCACATTCAGAAAATTGCCTCTACTGAGGGGGAGCAATACCTGGATATCGCCTGGCCCGTTTTGGGAGGCAAAGCCGGGGTACTCCGGTTGGGCCTATCGGAAAAACCTTATCAGAAACAGGTGCGCAAGCTCTGGTTAGAGATGGGGCTCCTGACTGCCGGTATTCTTCTTCTCGGTGTGGCCGGATCGCTTTTTTTTGTCAAGCGGATCACCAATCCCATATCGGCCCTGACCAGGGCGACAGAGCGGATCGATCGCGGTGAAGCAGGGGTCAGGGTGACGGTCGTTGGAGAGGATGAGGTGGGCCGACTGGCTTCTTCTTTTAATCGGATGGTGGCCCGGATCGAAGGATATACCCGGATGCTCGAGGATAAGGCCCAGGAATTGGAACGATCGAATCAGCAGACCAGAACCTTTTGTGACGTGGTTCGTGAAATCGGGGCCTTACACAACCTGAGGGAAATCGGTTCTTACCTGATCGGACAATTTCAGAAGATGCTTTCCATTTCCGATACGATGACTTTTTTGTTCCTGAGCACCAACAAAGAAGGCTATTGGGTTGCCTCCGAAAAGGAACTGAAATGGATCGGGGAGACCGGGGCAGTCGCTTCTTTTTCCGCTCTGTTAAAAGAGATCCCTAATGCCACCATGGTCGGGGGCGGCCAGTTGTCGACCCCGAAGGAAATAGAAAGCGACAAACGGCAGACCATGATCCCCATCCGCTATGAAGAGCAGACCATTGGTCTTTTGGTCATTCCCTGTCCTGAGTCTACGGAATGTGATTTGAAGGACTTTGAAGGGGTGGAACTCATCTTGGATCAGTGTTCCGGAGTGATCCGGAGGGCACTGCTTCAGGAGGAAGGTGCCCACCATATGGAGAAGCGGCTGGAGACCACGGCCGAGTTTCAAAGCATCGTGGGAAGAGATCCGAAGATGCAGGCCGTTTACCGGTTGATCGAAAACATCGCCCCTACCGATGCCACGGTCCTTATTCAAGGGGAAAGCGGTACAGGGAAGGAAATGGTGGCCCGGGCGATCCTTCAATTGAGCCACAGGAGAGAAAAACCCTTTGTGGTCATCGACTGTTCCGCCTATCCGGCCACCCTCCTGGAAAGTGAGCTCTTCGGGCATGAAAAGGGGGCCTTTACCGGTGCAACCCGGCAGAAAATCGGACGGTTTGAAAAGGCCGACGGAGGGACTGTCTTTCTTGACGAAATCGGAGAAATACCCCCTTCAGCCCAGATCAAACTATTAAGGGTCCTTCAGACCCAGAGTTTTGAAAGATTGGGGGGCGAGAAAACCCTGACGGTCAACGTCCATTTCCTGGCCGCCACCAACAAGGATCTGCTTCAGGAAGTAAAGGCGGGAAGGTTCCGGGAAGACCTCTATTACCGTCTCAACGTGATTCCTATCCAGATACCCCCCTTGCGCGAGAGAACGAATGATATCCCCCTCCTGGCCCGATACTTTTTACACCTCTTCAGTGTGGAGCAAAATAAAGACCTTCACGATTTCAGTTCCGAGGCCATGAGACTGATCCTCAATTATCCCTGGCCCGGAAATGTACGGGAGTTGGAAAACAGCGTAGAACATGCCGTCGTACTGGCCAAAGGGAACCGGGTTGAGGCCATTGATCTGCCCACCGCTCTTCTCAAACTCGGCCATCAGGGACTCAGTGGGCACCCCCATGGTCTGGGAACAATAGCCGAAAAGGAGCAGGAAGTACTGAAAGAGGTCCTTGAGAAATGTCAGTGGAACAAAAAGGAGGCCGCCAGACATCTGGGGATCAGCAGAAATACCTTGTATCAAAAAATAAAACGGTACCGTATCCAGAGACAAACAACCCATTAA